One Rhizobiales bacterium GAS188 DNA window includes the following coding sequences:
- a CDS encoding Predicted arabinose efflux permease, MFS family encodes MTSLAASAGASDQKGVPVWMTFLLAAACGLIAANIYYAQPLAGPISAELGLSPQATGLIVTLTQIGYGAGLLLIVPLGDLIENRRLVLALIGVAALALLGAALSTQPLAFLAAALFIGIGSVAVQVLVPYAAHMAPEAVRGRVVGNVMSGLMVGIMLARPVASFITAISSWHVVFSLSAGAMVVLAVVLAQALPKRVPASKLRYGELLASMGRLVLTTPILRRRALYQACQFGAFSLFWTTTPLLLAGSDFHLSQAGIALFALAGAAGAVAAPIAGRVADRGWIRPATALAMLAVAAAFLMTHIGPAGSTLALALLVAAAILLDFGVQANVVLGQRALFALGAEYRSRLNGLYMSTFFAAGALGSALGGFAYAQGGWTLTSWVGFALPVIGLLCLATERR; translated from the coding sequence ATGACCTCGCTCGCTGCATCCGCTGGCGCCTCCGATCAAAAGGGGGTCCCGGTCTGGATGACATTTCTGCTTGCCGCCGCCTGCGGGCTGATCGCCGCCAACATCTACTATGCCCAGCCTCTCGCCGGGCCGATCAGTGCCGAGCTCGGCCTCTCGCCGCAGGCGACGGGGCTGATCGTCACCCTGACCCAGATCGGATATGGCGCCGGCCTGTTGCTGATCGTGCCGCTCGGCGATCTCATCGAGAACCGGCGTCTCGTCCTCGCTTTGATCGGTGTCGCTGCCCTGGCGCTCCTGGGAGCGGCCTTGTCGACGCAGCCCCTGGCCTTCCTCGCCGCGGCTTTGTTCATCGGCATCGGCTCGGTCGCGGTGCAGGTGCTCGTTCCCTATGCGGCGCATATGGCTCCCGAGGCCGTGCGCGGCCGGGTCGTCGGCAATGTCATGAGCGGGCTGATGGTCGGCATCATGCTGGCCCGTCCGGTCGCGAGCTTCATCACGGCCATCTCCTCATGGCACGTCGTGTTCTCTCTCTCGGCCGGAGCGATGGTCGTTCTAGCGGTGGTGCTGGCTCAGGCGTTGCCGAAGCGCGTTCCCGCCTCAAAACTCCGTTATGGCGAGTTGCTGGCATCGATGGGCCGGCTGGTGCTGACCACCCCGATCCTGCGGCGCCGCGCACTTTATCAAGCCTGCCAGTTCGGCGCCTTCAGCCTGTTCTGGACCACGACGCCCCTATTGCTGGCCGGATCGGATTTCCATCTGTCCCAGGCCGGCATCGCTCTCTTCGCACTGGCCGGCGCCGCCGGCGCCGTCGCCGCGCCCATTGCCGGCCGGGTCGCGGACCGGGGATGGATCCGCCCGGCCACGGCGCTCGCCATGCTGGCGGTCGCAGCCGCCTTCCTGATGACCCATATCGGCCCTGCAGGCTCGACGCTGGCTTTGGCGCTCCTGGTCGCAGCCGCAATCCTCCTCGATTTTGGGGTGCAGGCCAATGTCGTCTTGGGGCAGCGCGCCCTCTTCGCGCTCGGGGCCGAGTATCGCAGCCGCCTCAACGGGCTCTATATGTCGACCTTCTTCGCGGCCGGAGCGCTCGGCTCGGCGCTCGGCGGTTTTGCTTACGCGCAGGGCGGCTGGACGCTGACTTCCTGGGTCGGATTCGCCTTGCCGGTCATCGGGCTTCTGTGCCTGGCGACGGAACGGCGCTGA
- a CDS encoding glutathione S-transferase gives MTDPAIVLHGTALSGHTHRVELLLRILELPYRFVPAPAEVRRSAAFSKLNPLRQIPVLEDGELVLADSNAIMVYLVKRYAPGSSWLPNEPVAASNVQRWLSIAAGEVMYGPATARMVAQFGMEGDPVRSVLIAGRLLSFMDAHLEDRNYLAAAHPTLADLACYSYVAHAPEAGIGLDAYEQVRAWLRRVEALPRFKAMPAREFPRPPEGRGLGVALSAVPSPGTEAR, from the coding sequence ATGACCGATCCCGCAATCGTGCTGCATGGCACTGCCCTGTCCGGTCACACCCATCGGGTCGAGCTGCTGTTGCGGATATTGGAGCTCCCCTATCGCTTCGTCCCGGCCCCTGCGGAGGTGCGGCGCTCGGCCGCCTTCAGCAAGTTGAATCCGCTCCGCCAGATCCCGGTGCTCGAAGATGGCGAGCTCGTGCTCGCCGACAGCAACGCGATCATGGTCTACCTCGTGAAGCGCTACGCGCCGGGGAGCTCCTGGCTGCCGAACGAGCCGGTCGCGGCGTCGAATGTGCAGCGCTGGTTGTCGATCGCCGCCGGCGAGGTCATGTACGGACCGGCGACGGCGCGGATGGTGGCGCAATTCGGCATGGAGGGCGATCCGGTCCGATCCGTCCTGATCGCCGGCCGGCTTCTGAGCTTCATGGATGCGCATCTGGAGGACCGCAATTATCTCGCGGCAGCCCATCCGACGCTCGCCGATCTCGCCTGCTATTCCTATGTGGCGCATGCGCCGGAGGCCGGCATCGGCCTCGATGCCTATGAGCAGGTTCGGGCTTGGCTGCGGCGTGTCGAGGCCTTGCCGCGCTTCAAGGCGATGCCGGCCCGCGAATTCCCGAGGCCGCCTGAAGGGCGCGGCCTCGGAGTGGCCCTCAGCGCCGTTCCGTCGCCAGGCACAGAAGCCCGATGA
- a CDS encoding transcriptional regulator, TetR family, whose amino-acid sequence MDKTLDKAVRVFRERGYHATSIGDLAVAMELASGSIYKAFRDKRAVFLAAFDRYTAVRSEQLRRVANTAKSGRAKLRDALTFYAESSQGAEGRRGCLVVGSAVELAAFDPEVAARVKGALRKNEAVLADLIRQGQADGSVPSSIDGEATSRLMVCLTQGLRVVGKTGRSRAELATVIDIAMKLLT is encoded by the coding sequence ATGGACAAGACGTTGGACAAGGCCGTCCGCGTCTTCCGCGAGCGGGGTTATCATGCGACCTCGATCGGCGATCTCGCCGTGGCCATGGAGCTGGCCTCGGGCAGCATCTACAAGGCCTTCAGGGACAAGCGCGCCGTCTTCCTCGCGGCCTTCGATCGCTACACCGCGGTTCGCAGCGAGCAACTCCGACGCGTAGCCAACACGGCCAAATCCGGCCGCGCCAAGCTGCGCGATGCCCTGACCTTCTATGCCGAGTCATCCCAAGGTGCCGAAGGGCGGCGCGGATGCCTCGTCGTCGGCAGCGCCGTCGAGCTCGCGGCCTTCGATCCGGAGGTCGCCGCACGGGTGAAGGGCGCACTCAGGAAGAACGAGGCGGTCCTGGCGGATCTGATCCGGCAAGGCCAGGCTGACGGCTCGGTCCCCTCGAGCATCGACGGCGAAGCCACGTCCCGCCTGATGGTCTGCCTGACGCAAGGGCTGCGCGTCGTCGGCAAAACGGGACGCAGCCGCGCCGAGCTCGCGACCGTCATCGACATCGCCATGAAACTGCTCACCTGA
- a CDS encoding Nucleoid-associated protein YgaU, contains BON and LysM domains, which produces MLGFLKSQQGAWALTAGAAIGVAVAAVGAWYGFSPASLPSAPAAPQTAIAGAAQPASTAANDAASAAAPSPAAAAVVATSKVDTTPAAAPAQRPEFDIVRVEPTGDSVIAGRGEPGATIALIDGDTTVASAVADANGEVVFLPRALAPGEHVLALRSAQAGAAPVLSSQKVTVVVPTASKAAPLVALTAPDKPTVILSDRAAPKPKSAGALAASAAAKAVPTVAIRTAEAEEGGSFFATGIAPPGSQSRLYLNGAFLAKVIADLNGSWAVKVEKGMRPGRYLVRADEVDPASGKVVARAEVPFNFPEQPVPLPGAPSSEQPAKSSGPGSSAPPPQPGVVASPGVATAGSASAPTIIKELRTATVIRGDSLWRISRKILGRGIRYTEIYEANASQIRNPRLVFPGQIFVMPTNPG; this is translated from the coding sequence ATGTTGGGCTTTCTGAAGAGCCAGCAAGGAGCCTGGGCGCTCACCGCAGGCGCGGCGATCGGGGTGGCGGTCGCCGCAGTTGGGGCTTGGTATGGTTTTTCGCCGGCCTCGCTGCCATCGGCTCCAGCCGCGCCGCAAACGGCGATTGCCGGAGCGGCGCAACCCGCTTCCACTGCGGCAAATGACGCTGCGTCTGCTGCGGCACCGAGCCCTGCCGCGGCTGCCGTGGTGGCGACCTCCAAAGTCGACACGACGCCCGCCGCCGCACCGGCGCAGCGGCCCGAGTTTGACATTGTGCGCGTCGAACCTACGGGCGATAGCGTGATAGCCGGTCGCGGAGAACCCGGGGCGACGATTGCGCTCATCGACGGCGATACGACGGTAGCGAGCGCGGTCGCGGACGCCAATGGCGAAGTCGTATTCTTGCCACGCGCGTTGGCGCCGGGCGAACATGTCCTGGCGCTGCGATCGGCCCAAGCTGGCGCTGCGCCGGTGCTCTCCTCGCAAAAGGTTACGGTCGTCGTGCCCACCGCAAGCAAGGCCGCCCCTTTGGTGGCTCTGACGGCTCCCGACAAACCGACCGTCATTCTATCCGACAGAGCCGCCCCGAAACCCAAGTCTGCTGGCGCGCTTGCTGCTTCTGCTGCGGCCAAAGCCGTCCCGACAGTGGCCATACGGACCGCCGAAGCCGAGGAGGGCGGCAGCTTCTTCGCAACCGGCATAGCGCCTCCCGGCAGCCAGAGCCGGCTCTATCTGAATGGTGCCTTTCTCGCCAAGGTGATAGCCGACCTGAATGGGTCTTGGGCGGTCAAGGTGGAGAAAGGCATGAGGCCCGGCCGCTACTTGGTGCGCGCCGACGAAGTCGACCCGGCAAGCGGCAAGGTGGTCGCGCGAGCCGAGGTGCCCTTCAACTTTCCGGAGCAACCCGTTCCCTTGCCCGGAGCGCCCTCGTCGGAGCAGCCTGCGAAATCGAGTGGGCCGGGGAGTTCGGCGCCGCCGCCGCAGCCCGGCGTAGTCGCGTCGCCGGGCGTCGCCACCGCCGGGTCCGCCTCGGCTCCCACCATCATCAAGGAACTTCGGACCGCGACAGTGATACGCGGCGACAGTCTCTGGCGTATCAGTCGCAAGATCCTCGGGCGGGGCATTCGCTATACCGAGATCTACGAGGCCAATGCGAGCCAGATCCGCAATCCGCGTCTCGTCTTCCCCGGCCAGATTTTTGTGATGCCGACCAATCCCGGCTGA